The nucleotide window GGGGTCCTCGGCGATCCAAGACGTGACGGCGGCGTCGAGATCCTGCTCAAGAGACTGGGTCATGCACGGCACGCTACCGTGACCTCGGAGCATGGAACGCTGATCATGACGGCGCTCACGGGTGTTTCCAGACACAGGCGCGAGGCCATTGTGGTGTGAGAATCCTGAGATTTTCCAGAAAGCAGACTGGGTGGCTGACATGGGTGCGGGACGGGGCGGCCGGCGTCGATGCGGATCGAGGGGAGGCAGGGGGCGGTCGCCGAGGCGAGACCGCACCCTGCGTGGACGCTGACCCGGATCACGCCCTCCGGGGCGCCTCCAGGGAGTGCCACAGGGGCTCCAGCTCGAAGCCCAGGGCGCGGTTGGCCGCCAGGGAGCCCCGGTTGACCGCCGCGCCGCCCGTGCCCCACCTGCGCGCGCCCTGAGCGAAGGTCGCCAGGATCGAGGCCGCCTTGACGGCCACCGCCAGGCCCCGGCGCCGGTGGGCACCCGCCACGCAGGTGCGGTCCACCTCCCAGCGGTCCTCCAGGGGCTCCAGGATCGTCAGAGCCACCAGGGCGCCGTCGGGGCCGCGGGCGCCGAAGGCCCGAGCCGCCCGCCCCGCCAGGGCGCGGGCCAGCTCCTCAGGATCCAGGTCCTGGTGGCCCGTGGCCGGGGTCCAGGGGTAGTCCTCGGCGCAGGCCGCATCCAGGGCGACGGCCTCCCCGGCCTCCTGGGCCCCCAGCTCCAGGACCCGGTAGCCCAGGGCCTCGGCCTCCTCGACCCGACGGCGCAAGGGGGCCGGATCGGCGTCGTCGGTCAGGCTCAGGCGCGCGCCCCAGGAGGTCGCCACCACCCGCCAGCCCCGGTCCAGCAGGGCGTCGTGCTCAGGGTCGTCCTCGCGCAGGATGCGGATCTCAGGGCTCACCGGCACACAGTAGCCCCGACCGGCCCGGCCAGCGCCCGGTGCGCTCCCAGTGCGTCCCGGGCCCGACCCTGCCGCCAGGCGCATCGCCGACCGCATGACCCGCCGCAGCCGCCCCGCGGCCCGGCGCGCCGTTCTAGCCTGGGGGCATGAGCGCCCCGATCCCCGCCTCACCGCACCCGTCGCCCCTGGCCCTCCGCCTGCCGTCCCTGAGCGGCCCCGATGCGGCCACCCCCGCCCAGATCGCCCTGGCCCTCGTGGACGCCTTCAGCGTCTCGGGCTGTGAGGGCCCCCTGGCCGACGCCGTCCAGGAGGCGCTGGAGGCCCTGCCCCACCTTCAGGTGCTGCGCCACGGCAACACGGTGGTGGCCCGCACCAGCCTGGGGCGCCCCGAGCGCGTGGTCATCGCCGGGCACCTGGACACCGTGCCCGTCTCCCACCACACCGGCAATGTGCCCGGGCGCCTGGAGGAGCGCGAGGGTCAGGAGGTCATCTGGGGGCGCGGCAGCGTGGACATGAAGGGCGGCGTGGCCGTGCTCCTCCACCTGGCCGCCACGCTGAGCAGTCCCAGTCGCGACGCCACCTGGGTCTTCTACGACAACGAGGAGGTCACCAGTGACCTCAACGGCCTGGGGCGGGTGCTGCGCGAGCGGCCCGAGTGGCTGGAGGCGGACTTCGCGGTGCTGGCCGAGCCCACCGGGGCCCAGATCGAGGGCGGGTGCAATGGCACCCTGCGCCTCATCCTGACCGTCCACGGCCTGGCCGCCCACTCGGGGCGCTCCTGGCGCGGCGTCAACGCGGTCCATGCCGCAGCCCCGCTCATCGAGCGGGCCGCCACCGCCCCGGTGCGCGAGGTGGAGGTGGAGGGACTGGTCTACCGGGAGGGCTTCTCCGTGGTGGACATCGCCGCGGGCATAGCCATGAACACGATCCCCGACCGCTGCCGCCTGAGCGTCAACTACCGCTTCGCCCCCGACCTCAGCGCCCAGGAGGCCCTGGACCGCGCTCTGCGCATCCTGGCGGGGCTGCCCGCCGACGGCGATGAGCACGCCCCCGTCATCACTGCCGGCTCGGGGGAGGTTGAGGTCGTCGTCGACGACCTGTCCCCTGCGGCCCGCCCCGGCCTGGAGACGCCCATGGCCGCCGAGCTCATCGAGGCCGTGCGCGCCCGGGGCGGGGACGTGGGCCCCAAGTACGGGTGGACCGACGTCGCCCGCTTCTCCGCCGCCGGCATCCCGGCCATCAACCTGGGCCCCGGCGACCCCATGCTCTGCCACACCGACGACGAGCACTGCCCCGTGAACCAGATCGAGGACGTCGCCGCCATCCTGCGCACCTGGCTGAGCTGACTGGGTTCTGTTGCGGAAGTGCTTGCGGCGAGGCGCTGGGGTACCCGTTCCTGGCTTGCCGCCGACCATCGGGGCCGTCCTGAGCTTGCGCCGACAGGAGCGCAGGCAGGGGGCCGGGTGGGTGTCAGCGCTGGGGACTCCCGGTGGGTTCTCTGGTGGTTGGTCTTTGGAGACTCTGGCGGCGCCCAGCATGCTGGTGCCCGCGGTCTGGGTGAGCACGGGACTGGCGGGGCGTCGGCGGAGCAAGAAGCGCGTCGTTTGGCGGAATGGGCGTCACTTGGCGGAAAAGGCGACACCT belongs to Actinomyces capricornis and includes:
- the dapE gene encoding succinyl-diaminopimelate desuccinylase yields the protein MSAPIPASPHPSPLALRLPSLSGPDAATPAQIALALVDAFSVSGCEGPLADAVQEALEALPHLQVLRHGNTVVARTSLGRPERVVIAGHLDTVPVSHHTGNVPGRLEEREGQEVIWGRGSVDMKGGVAVLLHLAATLSSPSRDATWVFYDNEEVTSDLNGLGRVLRERPEWLEADFAVLAEPTGAQIEGGCNGTLRLILTVHGLAAHSGRSWRGVNAVHAAAPLIERAATAPVREVEVEGLVYREGFSVVDIAAGIAMNTIPDRCRLSVNYRFAPDLSAQEALDRALRILAGLPADGDEHAPVITAGSGEVEVVVDDLSPAARPGLETPMAAELIEAVRARGGDVGPKYGWTDVARFSAAGIPAINLGPGDPMLCHTDDEHCPVNQIEDVAAILRTWLS